A region from the Lates calcarifer isolate ASB-BC8 linkage group LG2, TLL_Latcal_v3, whole genome shotgun sequence genome encodes:
- the hp gene encoding haptoglobin, producing MWFSLTVLLLAVCACLADVSHTEVRMKRSASASRSASLRPRRMVGGTPAPHVPWQAMVYIAENVLDGGFASGALISDRWVLTAGRNVFVRKSRKDIQGGAAVIPKVYLGITRLSEVNSSNEVAVEKVVLHPGFQNHSDWDNDLALIQLKEPVVMSDKVTPIPLPERGQDLGDAMGGLGVITGWGWGRLLTHAESLKYLILPLANHSDCKAEFKHISLTPDVDENMFCTGTTRFQENVCFGDAGGALAVTDAETGDIYVAGILSYDKSCDRYKYAVHMKISSYLPWIHSVIRGDTENSSALRTGAMSKMFSWQQ from the exons ATGTG gTTTTCTCTGACTGTGCTCCTCCTGGCTGTATGTGCCTGTCTGGCAGATGTGTCTCACACTGAAGTAAGGATGAAACGTTCTGCATCAG CCTCTAGGTCAGCATCACTCCGTCCCAGGCGAATGGTTGGGGGGACCCCTGCCCCTCATGTCCCCTGGCAGGCCATGGTCTACATCGCTGAGAATGTGCTGGACGGAGGTTTTGCAAGTGGCGCTCTCATCTCTGACCGCTGGGTTTTGACAGCTGGCAGGAACGTTTTTGTCAGGAAGAGTCGAAAGGACATTCAGGGAGGAGCTGCCGTAATCCCTAAAGTGTACCTGGGAATCACACGACTCTCAGAAGTGAATTCCTCCAATGAAGTCGCAGTAGAGAAG GTTGTTCTCCATCCAGGCTTCCAGAACCACTCTGACTGGGACAACGACCTGGCTCTGATCCAGCTGAAGGAGCCTGTGGTTATGAGCGATAAAGTCACCCCCATCCCCCTGCCCGAGAGAGGCCAGGACCTGGGCGATGCCATGGGCGGCTTAGGGGTCATCACCGGCTGGGGCTGGGGGAGGCTGCTCACCCATGCTGAGTCACTGAAATACCTCATACTCCCCCTGGCCAATCATTCTGACTGTAAAGCAGAATTCAAACATATCTCTTTGACACCGGATGTAGACGAGAACATGTTTTGCACGGGAACTACAAGGTTTcaggaaaatgtttgttttggtgatgCAGGAGGCGCTCTGGCTGTCACAGATGCTGAAACTGGGGACATTTACGTAGCAGGGATCCTTTCTTATGACAAGTCTTGCGACAGGTACAAATACGCAGTCCACATGAAGATTTCCTCATACTTACCCTGGATCCACAGTGTCATCAGAGGCGACACAGAGAACTCGTCTGCTCTGCGCACTGGTGCAATGTCTAAGATGTTCTCCTGGCAGCAGTAG